One window of Mesorhizobium loti R88b genomic DNA carries:
- a CDS encoding D-amino acid dehydrogenase — MKIVVLGAGVVGTAAAYYLASDGHEVTVIERHAAPARGTSQSNAGLVSPGDATAWASPAALKTFLRALYNHDLGIKVRLRFDPYFLAWSLRFLRQCTVARLRANSQVKLRLALYSRDCINAISDDTGIHYDERKKGILYFFRSQHSLDTGTDNYRYLAEHGLPIEIVGRDRLVELEPGLAGVKEKIAGGVYSPIDQTGDSRIFVDGLAAYAAEKLGVKFLYDTTVQGLDIEGDRVRAVMTSGGPVTGDAVVISMGPESGLLGRRYGIDLPVYPVKGYTATIPLEDESKGPTMGGADEDQLLAYSRLGNRLRLASTAEFTGFDRTHKPSDFATMFRTGKDLFPGAFDEKKAVLWAGLRPMMPNSVPVIGQAKYRNLYLDTGHGHVGWTMACGSGKFLADLVAGRKPEIDPQGLVYRG, encoded by the coding sequence ATGAAAATAGTGGTGCTCGGAGCCGGTGTTGTCGGTACGGCGGCCGCCTATTATCTGGCCAGCGACGGCCACGAGGTCACCGTGATCGAGCGCCACGCGGCGCCGGCGCGGGGCACCAGCCAGTCCAATGCCGGCCTGGTTTCGCCGGGTGACGCCACCGCCTGGGCCTCGCCGGCGGCGCTAAAGACTTTTTTGCGCGCACTCTACAACCATGATCTCGGGATCAAGGTGCGGCTGCGCTTCGATCCTTATTTTCTCGCCTGGAGCCTGCGCTTCCTGCGCCAATGCACGGTGGCGCGGCTGCGCGCCAACAGCCAGGTCAAATTGCGCCTGGCGCTCTATTCGCGCGACTGCATCAACGCCATCTCCGATGACACCGGCATTCACTATGACGAGCGCAAGAAAGGCATTCTCTACTTCTTCCGCTCGCAGCACAGTCTCGACACCGGCACCGACAATTATCGCTATCTGGCCGAGCACGGCCTGCCGATCGAGATCGTCGGCCGCGACCGGCTGGTCGAGCTTGAACCGGGCCTCGCCGGGGTAAAGGAAAAGATCGCCGGCGGCGTCTATTCGCCGATCGACCAGACCGGTGATTCCCGGATCTTCGTCGACGGGCTCGCCGCCTATGCGGCCGAAAAGCTCGGCGTGAAATTTCTCTATGACACGACGGTTCAAGGCCTCGACATCGAGGGCGACCGGGTGCGCGCGGTGATGACCTCAGGCGGACCGGTGACGGGTGACGCTGTTGTCATCTCGATGGGGCCGGAAAGCGGCCTGCTCGGCCGCCGCTACGGCATCGACCTGCCAGTCTATCCGGTGAAAGGTTATACGGCGACGATTCCCCTGGAGGACGAAAGCAAGGGGCCGACCATGGGCGGCGCCGACGAGGACCAGCTGCTGGCTTATTCGCGCCTTGGCAATCGATTGCGGCTGGCTTCGACCGCCGAATTCACTGGCTTCGACCGCACCCACAAGCCAAGCGACTTTGCCACCATGTTTCGGACCGGCAAGGATCTGTTCCCCGGCGCCTTTGATGAGAAGAAGGCCGTGCTCTGGGCAGGTCTGCGCCCTATGATGCCGAACTCGGTGCCGGTCATCGGTCAGGCAAAATACCGCAACCTTTATCTCGACACCGGCCACGGCCATGTCGGCTGGACCATGGCTTGCGGCTCGGGGAAATTCCTGGCCGACCTCGTCGCCGGGCGAAAGCCGGAGATCGATCCGCAAGGATTGGTCTACAGGGGATAA
- the galE gene encoding UDP-glucose 4-epimerase GalE, with the protein MTVLVTGGAGYIGSHMVWELLDAGESVVVLDRLSTGFEWAVAPEAKLVVGDVADKELVGSIIRDNHVDAIIHFAGSIVVPESVADPLAYYENNTSKTRTLIETAVREGVPNFIFSSTAAVYGGAGLEPVREDARLAPESPYGLSKLMSEWMLRDAAMAHPLRYTALRYFNVAGADPKGRTGQSTPGATHLIKVACETALGKRPFMQVFGTDYPTPDGTCMRDYIHVSDLAAAHRLALQRLRAGGESLVANCGYSHGYSVLEVIESVRRAFGRDFEVKMGDRRPGDAAAVVANSDLARAELGWTPQRDDLDQIVADALAWERILTSKNSARG; encoded by the coding sequence ATGACAGTTTTGGTGACAGGCGGGGCCGGCTATATCGGCAGCCACATGGTCTGGGAATTGCTGGATGCTGGCGAAAGCGTGGTCGTTCTCGACCGGCTTTCCACCGGCTTCGAATGGGCGGTGGCGCCGGAGGCAAAGCTGGTGGTCGGCGATGTCGCCGACAAGGAATTGGTCGGCTCGATCATCAGGGACAACCATGTCGACGCCATCATCCATTTCGCCGGCTCGATTGTGGTTCCGGAATCGGTCGCCGACCCGCTCGCCTATTACGAGAACAACACCTCGAAGACCCGCACGCTGATCGAAACCGCGGTGCGCGAGGGCGTGCCCAACTTCATCTTTTCCTCGACCGCCGCCGTCTATGGTGGCGCCGGGCTCGAACCGGTGCGCGAGGATGCCCGCCTGGCGCCGGAATCGCCCTATGGCCTGTCCAAGCTGATGAGCGAATGGATGCTGCGCGATGCGGCGATGGCACATCCCTTGCGGTACACGGCGCTGCGCTACTTCAACGTTGCCGGCGCCGATCCCAAGGGTCGCACCGGCCAGTCGACGCCGGGCGCCACGCATCTGATCAAGGTCGCCTGCGAGACCGCGCTCGGCAAACGGCCGTTCATGCAGGTGTTCGGCACCGATTATCCGACACCTGATGGCACCTGCATGCGCGACTATATCCATGTCAGCGATTTGGCCGCAGCGCATCGCCTGGCCCTGCAGCGGCTGCGCGCCGGGGGCGAAAGCCTCGTCGCCAATTGCGGCTACAGCCATGGCTATTCGGTGCTCGAGGTGATTGAGAGCGTTCGGCGTGCCTTTGGCCGCGATTTCGAGGTGAAGATGGGCGATCGGCGCCCTGGCGACGCCGCTGCGGTGGTCGCCAACTCGGACCTTGCCCGGGCGGAACTCGGCTGGACCCCGCAACGCGACGACCTCGACCAGATCGTTGCCGACGCGCTCGCCTGGGAACGTATCCTGACCAGCAAGAATTCCGCGCGGGGCTGA
- the hemA gene encoding 5-aminolevulinate synthase: protein MNYQRFFEEAIDQLHAERRYRVFADLERIAGKFPRAIWRSNGRAEEITVWCSNDYLGMGQHPDVIASFQNAAGKMGSGAGGTRNISGTSNPLVELEHELADLHGKDAALVFTSGFVSNEASISTIARLLPNCLIISDELNHASMIEGVRRSGAEKKIFRHNDVAHLESLLQAAGRERAKLIVFESVYSMDGDIAPIRQIVELAERYNAMTYIDEVHAVGMYGPRGGGITEREGLADRIDIIEGTLAKAFGTLGGYITGTSAVIDAVRSYAPGFIFTTALPPAIAAAATTSIRHLKRSQAERDAQQQQANRTKQILSAAGLPVMESPTHIVPLLVGDPELCKMASDRLLGVHGIYIQPINYPTVPRGTERLRITPTPFHSNTLIAGLQDALVETWDALGIPYGSAGRPAVAKSDRIVPLLVPKSGG, encoded by the coding sequence ATGAACTACCAGCGGTTCTTCGAAGAAGCGATCGACCAGCTCCATGCCGAGCGTCGCTATCGTGTCTTCGCCGACCTCGAACGCATCGCGGGCAAGTTTCCGCGCGCCATATGGCGTTCCAATGGCCGTGCCGAGGAAATCACCGTCTGGTGTTCCAACGACTATCTCGGCATGGGCCAGCATCCCGATGTCATCGCCTCGTTCCAGAACGCGGCCGGCAAGATGGGTTCGGGCGCCGGCGGCACCCGCAACATTTCCGGAACTTCGAACCCGCTCGTCGAGCTGGAGCATGAGCTTGCCGACCTGCACGGCAAGGACGCCGCGCTGGTCTTCACCTCCGGCTTCGTCTCCAACGAAGCGTCGATCTCGACCATTGCGCGGCTTTTGCCCAATTGCCTGATCATCTCGGACGAGTTGAACCACGCCTCGATGATCGAGGGCGTGCGGCGCTCGGGCGCCGAGAAGAAGATCTTCCGCCACAATGATGTCGCGCATCTGGAAAGCCTGTTGCAGGCCGCGGGGCGCGAACGCGCCAAGCTGATCGTCTTCGAGAGCGTCTATTCGATGGATGGCGACATCGCGCCGATCAGGCAGATCGTCGAGCTCGCCGAGCGCTACAATGCCATGACCTATATCGACGAGGTCCACGCCGTCGGCATGTACGGACCGCGCGGCGGCGGCATCACCGAGCGCGAAGGCCTCGCCGACCGGATCGATATCATCGAAGGGACGCTGGCCAAGGCGTTCGGCACGCTCGGCGGCTACATCACCGGCACCAGTGCGGTGATCGACGCGGTGCGCTCCTACGCGCCGGGCTTCATCTTCACCACGGCGCTGCCGCCGGCGATCGCCGCGGCGGCCACGACCTCGATCCGCCATTTGAAGCGCTCCCAGGCCGAGCGCGACGCCCAGCAGCAGCAGGCGAACCGGACCAAGCAGATCCTGTCGGCGGCCGGCTTGCCGGTGATGGAATCGCCAACCCATATCGTGCCGCTGCTGGTGGGTGACCCCGAGCTCTGCAAGATGGCCAGCGACCGCCTGCTCGGCGTGCACGGCATCTACATCCAGCCGATCAACTACCCGACCGTGCCGCGCGGCACAGAGCGGCTGCGCATCACGCCGACGCCGTTCCATTCCAACACGCTGATCGCGGGACTGCAGGACGCGCTGGTCGAGACCTGGGATGCGCTTGGCATTCCCTATGGCTCCGCCGGCCGGCCCGCAGTGGCCAAGAGCGATCGGATCGTGCCCCTGCTGGTACCCAAGTCAGGCGGCTGA
- a CDS encoding pyridoxal phosphate-dependent aminotransferase, with translation MSLIDSFRAEARAAPESGIVAVVNYGRLREGLIPLWAGEGDLPTPAFITDAASKALAGGETFYTWQRGIPDLRQALSRYYARHFGKTFPEEQFIVTGSGMHAIQMSLTALAGSGDEVIYLSPAWPNFDAAAALSGAVPVAVTLDHSGNGWSCDVEKIAAAITSRTKALFINTPSNPTGWTADHETLQAILDLARAKNVWIIADEIYSLFHYGHGRAPSFLDIATAEDRILFVNSFSKNWSMTGWRVGWIKTHPSLQQVFENLIQYSNSGVAQFMQRGAVAALDEGDAFVTEQVERARKARDLVCGILGATGRARFTVPQGAFYLFFTVDGLTDSRTAAFDIVDKANVGLAPGTAFGPGGEAFLRLCFHRRLDQIEEASHRLAKWMKTV, from the coding sequence ATGAGCCTGATCGACAGCTTTCGCGCCGAAGCCCGTGCCGCACCTGAAAGCGGCATTGTCGCTGTCGTCAACTACGGCCGCCTGCGTGAGGGTCTGATCCCGCTTTGGGCCGGCGAGGGTGATCTGCCGACACCCGCCTTCATCACCGATGCCGCGTCGAAGGCGCTTGCCGGCGGCGAGACGTTCTACACCTGGCAGCGGGGCATTCCTGATCTGAGGCAGGCGCTGTCGCGCTACTACGCCAGGCATTTCGGCAAGACGTTCCCCGAGGAGCAATTCATTGTCACCGGATCCGGCATGCATGCCATACAGATGTCGCTGACCGCTCTCGCCGGCTCGGGCGACGAGGTGATCTATCTGTCGCCAGCCTGGCCGAATTTCGATGCCGCCGCCGCCCTGTCGGGAGCCGTTCCGGTGGCGGTCACGCTCGACCATTCCGGCAATGGCTGGTCCTGCGATGTCGAGAAGATCGCGGCGGCGATCACGTCGCGTACCAAGGCGCTGTTCATCAACACGCCGTCGAACCCGACCGGCTGGACCGCCGACCATGAGACCTTGCAGGCGATCCTCGATCTCGCGCGCGCCAAGAACGTCTGGATCATTGCCGACGAGATCTACTCGCTGTTCCACTATGGCCATGGCCGGGCGCCGTCCTTCCTCGACATCGCGACGGCGGAAGACCGCATCCTGTTCGTCAACTCCTTTTCCAAGAACTGGTCGATGACCGGCTGGCGCGTCGGCTGGATCAAGACGCATCCGAGCCTGCAGCAGGTGTTCGAGAACCTGATCCAATATTCGAACTCCGGCGTCGCCCAGTTCATGCAGCGCGGCGCGGTCGCCGCTCTTGACGAGGGCGATGCTTTCGTCACTGAGCAGGTGGAGCGGGCGAGGAAGGCGCGCGATCTGGTCTGCGGCATTCTCGGCGCCACCGGCCGCGCCCGGTTTACCGTGCCGCAGGGCGCCTTCTACCTGTTCTTCACCGTCGACGGCCTCACCGATTCCCGCACGGCTGCCTTCGACATCGTCGACAAGGCCAATGTCGGCCTGGCGCCCGGCACCGCCTTTGGTCCCGGCGGCGAAGCCTTCCTCAGGCTGTGCTTCCACCGCCGCCTCGATCAGATCGAGGAAGCTTCGCACCGGCTGGCGAAATGGATGAAAACCGTCTAG
- the mscL gene encoding large conductance mechanosensitive channel protein MscL: protein MLKEFQEFISKGNVMDLAVGVIIGASFGTIVKSLVDDVIMPIVGAIFGGLDFNNYFLPLSLDNKAATLADAKAHGAVLAYGSFITAVLNFIILAFIIFLMVKAVNNLRKRLEREKPAAPAAPPPADVALLTEIRDLLAKR, encoded by the coding sequence ATGCTGAAAGAATTCCAGGAATTCATTTCCAAAGGCAATGTGATGGACCTTGCGGTCGGCGTCATCATCGGCGCTTCCTTTGGCACTATCGTCAAGTCGCTGGTTGACGACGTCATCATGCCGATCGTCGGTGCGATTTTCGGCGGACTGGATTTCAACAATTATTTCCTGCCTCTGTCCTTGGACAACAAAGCCGCGACGCTGGCTGATGCCAAGGCGCACGGCGCCGTGCTCGCCTACGGCAGCTTCATCACCGCGGTGCTGAACTTCATCATCCTCGCCTTCATCATCTTCCTGATGGTCAAGGCCGTGAACAATCTGCGCAAGAGGCTCGAGCGCGAGAAGCCTGCGGCCCCCGCAGCGCCGCCGCCTGCCGATGTAGCGCTGCTCACCGAAATCCGTGATCTGCTCGCGAAGCGGTAA